The Candidatus Methylomirabilis tolerans genomic interval GAAGGAAGTCGATCTTTCTGAAGACCGGCCAGTAGGCGTCACAAAAGTAATACTCGCTGTATGCGCTCTGCCAGAGCAGGAACCCGCTCAGTCGAACCTCGCCGCTGGTTCGGATGATGAGATCGGGATCGGGCAGATCGTATGTGTAGAGATACTTGCCGATCTCATCGATGGAAATCTCATCGATCATCTTCTCCAACGGGACTCTTTGCGCTGACTTCTCCCTGAGCATGGTTGCAATGGCATCCGCAATCTCCTGCCGCCCGCCATACCCCACAGCAACATTCAGGAAAAAGGCGTCGTAGTCTCGTGTCGCCTCCTCTGCCTCGTGGATCGCTTTTACGGTAGACGAAGGAAGGAGTTCCATTTTGCCGATAGCCCTGATCCGCATCCGCTTCCGGTGTACCTTTGGATCCCGGGCAGTGTCACGCATCTTCTTCTCAATCAGCGCCAGAAGACCGTCCACCTCTTCCTGGCTTCGAGATACGTTTTCAGTGGAAAAGATCCATACGGTCACCATCCTGATCTCGAGTTCCTCGCACCAATTCAGGACCTCTTCCAGCTTCTCCGCTCCCATCCTGTGGCCTTCAAGGATACTGGAATATCCGCGCTCTCTCGCGTAGCGCCGATTGCCATCAAGGATCAGACCGATGTGCCGGGGCAGCTCTCCGCCTCGAACTTCCTGAAACAGCCGCCCTTCGTACAGGCGGTACAGCAGATGCGTGAACATGCTGTGTCGTTCTTCCTTCGCTTGAACCAAGCCGATCGCTCCTTCTTTCCGGAGTTCTCAGTCTCTCCACCGAGGGACTTACGATTCCGAGAGATTGAAGGGCG includes:
- the uppS gene encoding di-trans,poly-cis-decaprenylcistransferase; this encodes MFTHLLYRLYEGRLFQEVRGGELPRHIGLILDGNRRYARERGYSSILEGHRMGAEKLEEVLNWCEELEIRMVTVWIFSTENVSRSQEEVDGLLALIEKKMRDTARDPKVHRKRMRIRAIGKMELLPSSTVKAIHEAEEATRDYDAFFLNVAVGYGGRQEIADAIATMLREKSAQRVPLEKMIDEISIDEIGKYLYTYDLPDPDLIIRTSGEVRLSGFLLWQSAYSEYYFCDAYWPVFRKIDFLRAIRSFQQRERRFGV